Within Kiloniellales bacterium, the genomic segment ACAAGGACATCCTCAGCAGCGCCCAGCACCTGCTCGCGGTGATCAACGACATCCTGGACGTGTCCAAGATCGAGACCGGGCAGATGGAACTGATCGAGGAGCAGTTCCAGATCGAGGATGCGATCGATACCTGCCTGCGCCTGGTCCGCGAGCCCGCCAGGGCCGCGGGGCACGAGATCCAACTCGAATGGCACGAACCGTCGCTCGTGGTCCGGGCCGATCAGCGCATGACCAAGCAGATGCTGCTCAACCTGCTGTCCAATGCGATCAAGTTCACCCCCGACTCCGGACGGATCACGCTATCCGGCGGTCGGACCGAGGACGGCGGTCTTGCCATGACCGTGACCGACACGGGAATCGGCATCGCGCCCGAAGATCTTACCGAAGCGCTCTCGACCTTCGGGCAAGTCGATTCGGACCTCGCCCGCAAGTTCGAGGGCTCCGGCCTCGGTCTACCCCTGACCAACAGCTTGATCGAGCTGCACGGCGGCACACTGGAAGTGACCAGCGAAATCGGCATGGGAACCCAGGTGACGATTCACTTTCCCCCGGAGCGAGTATCGGTGTTCGACGATGCCGCCGATCGTGCCAGCCGCCAGGTCGCCTAGAGATTGGCCCGCTGACATGGCCGTTCTCCGCCCCTACTCTGGGCCCAGGACCGGCCACTGCATTAGAACAACCCCATGGCGCCGCGGGACACCGAAAGGGATCTGCTGTACCAGGATCCCGACCTGGCGCGGTTCTATGACCTCGACAACGGCCTGGGCGGCGCCGATCACGACACCTGCGCGGGCCTCGCGGAGACCGCGGCCTCGGTGCTCGATCTCGGCTGCGGAACGGGCCAGCTCGCCGCACGTCTGGCGGACACGCGCGAGGTCTTCGGCGTCGATCCCGCCGAGGCCATGCTGGCGGTTGCCCGCCGGCGGCCGGGCGGCGACCGGGTCACCTGGGTCAACGCGCAGGCCCAGGACCTGGTCCTCGGCCGGCGCTTCGACCTGGTCCTGCTGACCGGGCACGCCTTCCAGGTCTTCCTTTCCGAAGCAGACCAGCGGGCCGCCCTCTCGGCCATCGCCCGCCACCTCGCCCCGGACGGACGCTTCATCTTCGATACGCGGAATCCCGCGTGCGAAGCCTGGCGCACCTGGACCCCGGAAACCTCGGCACGAGCCATTACCGATCCGCACTTGGGACCCGTGGAGGCCTGGAACGACGCCGTCCTCGACCCCGAGACCGGGATCGTCACCTATGAAACCCACTACAGGATTGTCGAGACCGGGGGGACTTTCAGCGCGTCGTCCCGGATCCGCTTTCTGTCCCGCGAGACCCTGGCGCGTTTGATCGGGGATGCCGGCTTGACCGTCGACACCTGGCTAGGCGACTGGAACGGCGCGCCCTATCGGGAGGACTCCAAGGAGATCATCCCGATCGGACGCCTGGCCTAGCAGGATGATGAAGAACTACTGAGCGCTTGACCGCGGTCATCCTTCGACAGGGGGCGAAGACCGGCGCTGCGCGCGGATGAGGGTAAGCCCCTGAAACATTTCGCCCTCACCCTGAGCTTGTCGAAGGGTGATGGTGACGATGAGGCACTGTTTCAGCATCCTGCTAGAGCAGAGCCGGGTGTGACGGACTCGCTATAGGCGATCCATTAAAGCATCAGAATGCGATCTGGCTTTCTTCTGCAATCTGGAATGAAAACCTGGGATCAGGCGAAGAGGTCGACCGTACGCCCGCGCTGGCTGACCTCGTTGCGCTGCTCGGCGCGCTGCTCGGTCACCTGGCGGTCACTGGCCTCGGAGCGGGCCTCGGAATCCCGCGCTTCGCGGGCGGTTCCGCTCTGCTGCGAGCTTTCCGGAGCCCGGGTCTCCCGGCTGGGCGCGGAGTCCTCGGCGCGGCCGCCGGTGCGGTCGCGGTCCTGGACGTTGCTGCGCTCGCTGGAGTCGGGAGCCGTCACCGGGCGCGCGGTTTCCGCGCGCTGCTGACTGTCCCTCTGCTCGGGGGCATTGGCCGGCGGCGCGGGGGGTGCCCCCGTGTTCGTCGGCTGGCTCGGCGTAGCTGGATTTATCCCGGTCATAGGCCCATTATTGTAGTGGTCTATGAATATTCGGTTTATGACTTCAATACTACTACGGAATACATGAGAACCTTAGGGCAGCGCGCATTTTAAATAAATTCTATACTTGAGGAGCACCGTCTATTCCGCGGCGGTCTTGGACTCCCGGTAGACCTCCGCCAGCTCCCTGTAATGATCCGGGATATGGCTCATGTAGCCCCGCTCCCGGTCGCGCACGTCGCGCAGATAGCGGGCCGGATTGCCGGCCCAGAGCTCGCCTGTCGGCACCCGCTTGCCCGGCGAGACCAGGGCGCCGGCCGCCACCATGGCCCCGCTCTCGACCACGGCCCGGTCGAGCACCGCCGCCCGCATGCCGATGAAGCCGCCGTCCTCCACGGTGCAGGCGTGCAGCAGGGCCAAGTGGCCCACGGTCACGTTGTCGCCGATGAAGGTGGGTTCACCGCCGCCGGTCTCGCGGTAGTCGCCCTCCGGATCGTGGTTGCAGTGGATGATCGTGCCGTCCTGGATATTGGTATCCCGGCCGATACGGATGCGGTTGACGTCGCCGCGCAGGATGCAGCCGTACCAGATCGAGGCGCCGGGCCCGATCTCCACGTCGCCGATGATCACCGCCGTCTCGGCGATGAAGGCATCCGGCGCGATCTTCGGCATGAGACCCCGGAAGGGGCGGATGATGCCAGACATGACGCTTCTCCGATCTCTTGGGCCCGCTTGCCTCCGGTCGGGGTCAAGCTCAGCCCAAACTATGGGAAAAGCGGCTGCTGCTCCAGGCCCAGGGTCTCCTCGAGGCCGAACATGACGTTCATGTTCTGGATCGCCTGGCCGCTCGAGCCCTTGACCAGGTTGTCCAGGGTCGAGACCAGGATGGCGCGGCCCGGGATCCGGTCGGGGAAGACGCCGAGCAGGCAGAAGTTGGAGCCGCGCACGTGGCGGCTCGCCGGGACGGCGCCCTGGGGCACGACCCGTACGAAGGGCTCCGGGTCGTAGCGCGCGCCGAGCGCGGCGCGCAGCGCCTCGACGCTGGCCCCTTCGGCCAGGCGCACGTAGGTGGTCAGCAGCTCGCCCCGGTTCATCGGCATGAGGTGGGGCGTGAAGTTGACCAGGATCGGAGCGCCGGAGACCGCCGACAGCTCCTGCTCGATCTCGGGGGCGTGGCGGTGGGCGGCAACGGCGTAGGGGTGGATGCCCTCGGCGATCTCGGCGAAGAGGTTGGCCTCCTTGACGCTGCGCCCGGCACCGGTAACGCCGGACTTGGCGTCGATGATGATGTCCTCGTTCGAGATCAGGCCCTCGGCGACGAGCGGCAGCAGCAACAGCAGCGCCGCCGTGGGATAGCACCCGGGACAGGCGACCAGCCGGGCGTCCTTAACCTCGCCGCGCCGGTGCTCGGTGAGGCCGTAGACGGCCTCCTCCTGGAGGTGCAGCGCCCGGTGCTCGTGGCCGTACCACTGGGCATAGGTCGCGGCGTCGGTCAGCCGGAAGTCGGCCGAGAGGTCGACCACCTTCAAGGCGGCGGGCAACCCGGCGATGATCTCCTGGGTCGTGCCGTGCGGCAGGCCGCAGAAGGCGACGTCGACGGCGTCCCAGTCGGCGTCTTCGACCTTGATCAGGTCGGGCAGGTCGAGGCCGCCAAGGTGGGGATAGACCTGGGCCATGGGCTTCCCGGCGTGGGCGTTGGCGGTCAGCAGGCGGAGCTCGGTGGCCGGGTGCGCCGCGAGCAGGCGCACCAAGTCCGCCCCGGTGTAACCCGAGGCGCCCAAGACGCCGACCTTGATCTTTCCGTTAGCCTGGCTCATCGCGAGTCTCCACTCCTTAAGGCATGATGCGGGTTTCCGGCAAAAAGAAAACGGGCCGCTGAAACCAGCGGCCCGTCTGTAGCATTCTGCCCCGGGTGCCGGATCAGCGTTTCGAGAACTGGAAGCTTCGGCGCGCCTTGCGCTTGCCGTACTTCTTGCGCTCGACCACGCGGGAGTCGCGGGTCAGGAAGCCGCCCTGCTTGAGCACCGGGCGGAGCTCCGGCTCGAAATGGGTCAGCGCCTTTGAGATACCGTGGCGCACCGCGCCGGCCTGGCCGGAGAGGCCGCCGCCGGTCACCGTGGACATGACGTCGAACTGGTCCTTGCGGTTCACCGCGTCGAAGGGCTGGTTGATGATCATGCGCAGCACGGGGCGGGCGAAGTAGGTCTCGGCGTCGCGCCCGTTGATCTGGACCCGGCCGCTGCCCGGCTTGATCCAGACCCGCGCGACGGCGTTCTTGCGCTTGCCCGTGGCGTAGGCCCGGCCCTGAGCGTCGAGCTTCGGCTCGGTGACCGGCGCCGGCGCCTCGACGCCCGCCGCGGCGCCCAGCTCGCTGAGGTCCGTGATGGTCTGCGATTCCTCGGCCATGGATCAGGCGCTCCTCTTGTTCTTCGGGTTCTTGGCCCCGAGGTCGAGTGTCACGGGCTGCTGGGCCTCGTGGTTGTGCTCGGGACCGGCATAGACCCGGAGGTTCTTCATCTGCCGCCGGCCGAGCGGCCCCCGCGGCACCATGCGCTCCACGGCCTTTATGACGACCCGCTCCGGAAAGCGCCCGCCGAGGATCTGACCGGCGGTGCGCTGCTTGATGCCGCCGGGGTAGCCGGTATGCCAGTAGTAGACCTTGTCGGCCGCCTTCTTGCCGGTCAGCTTGACCTTCCCGGCGTTGACGACGATGACGTTGTCGCCGCAGTCCATGTGCGGGGTGAAGCTGGTCTTGTGCTTGCCGCGCAGGATGTTGGCGACCTGGCTGGCCAAGCGGCCCAGAACGACGTCCTCGGCGTCGATCAGGATCCACTTCTTCTCGATGTCCGACGGCTTCGCCGTATAGGTTTTCATGACATGCAATCCCGTGGTGGCGGTCGCCCCGCTTCCTCCGGCGGAACACGAAGCGCGCGGGTTTTAGGAGAGCGCCAGGGAAGTGTCAATCCCAAAAAGGGAAGGAAGCACGATAGCTTAGATATGCGGTATCATAATACCACAAAGCATGGACCGTTGGGCCGAAAGCGCGTCCGTCAGCCCTTCTCGGCCATGGTCTCGCCCAGCGTGAGGCGCTTTTCCAGGCCGAAGCGGGCGGCCAGCTCGTTGAACTCGGCCACCTGTTGCTCCGTCTTCACCCGCAGGGTCTTGAGGTAGCCCGTGGGGCTTCTGAGCTCCCAATGCTCAGGCGCCCAGACAAGCCGGCCGCGCGACTGCTCCAGCTTCAGGTACTCGGGCGAGCACCAGACCTCCCCGGCTTCGCTGGATTCGTGGAAGAACCATAGGCCCTTGGCCTCGGCCTCCTCGAACAGCGGCTCGAGACTGCGAATGATGGCCTGCTCCTGAACCGAGACGCTCACGCTCCCCTCTCCCTCTCAAGCTGGCCCTCAGCGGGCGGTTCCCGAGAGACCGCGCCCGCCGCTGGCCAGCCATTCCTCGAACTTGGCCGCGAGGGCGACCTGGCGGCCGGCCCACCAGTCGGCGTCGGTCTGCAGCGCCCGCATCATGTTCTCCTCGGCGGTGGGCAGCAAGGGCTTGGTCTCGGCGGGCACCAGAGCCATCGCGGAGCGACGGGCGGGGCCGTAGGGGATGTGCTTCGCCTGGTCGGCGAGGCGCCGCGAGCCGGTGGAGAACTTGATGAAATCCAGGGCCTTCTCGAGATTGGGGCTGCCCTTGGGGATGCCCCAGGAATCGATGTCCCAGATCTGGCCGTCCCAGACGATGGCGAAAGCCTTGCCCTGCTCGACGACCGGCCGGTAGAGCCGCCCGTTCCAGACCGAGGTCATCACCA encodes:
- a CDS encoding methyltransferase domain-containing protein, with amino-acid sequence MAPRDTERDLLYQDPDLARFYDLDNGLGGADHDTCAGLAETAASVLDLGCGTGQLAARLADTREVFGVDPAEAMLAVARRRPGGDRVTWVNAQAQDLVLGRRFDLVLLTGHAFQVFLSEADQRAALSAIARHLAPDGRFIFDTRNPACEAWRTWTPETSARAITDPHLGPVEAWNDAVLDPETGIVTYETHYRIVETGGTFSASSRIRFLSRETLARLIGDAGLTVDTWLGDWNGAPYREDSKEIIPIGRLA
- a CDS encoding gamma carbonic anhydrase family protein — translated: MSGIIRPFRGLMPKIAPDAFIAETAVIIGDVEIGPGASIWYGCILRGDVNRIRIGRDTNIQDGTIIHCNHDPEGDYRETGGGEPTFIGDNVTVGHLALLHACTVEDGGFIGMRAAVLDRAVVESGAMVAAGALVSPGKRVPTGELWAGNPARYLRDVRDRERGYMSHIPDHYRELAEVYRESKTAAE
- the argC gene encoding N-acetyl-gamma-glutamyl-phosphate reductase, translating into MSQANGKIKVGVLGASGYTGADLVRLLAAHPATELRLLTANAHAGKPMAQVYPHLGGLDLPDLIKVEDADWDAVDVAFCGLPHGTTQEIIAGLPAALKVVDLSADFRLTDAATYAQWYGHEHRALHLQEEAVYGLTEHRRGEVKDARLVACPGCYPTAALLLLLPLVAEGLISNEDIIIDAKSGVTGAGRSVKEANLFAEIAEGIHPYAVAAHRHAPEIEQELSAVSGAPILVNFTPHLMPMNRGELLTTYVRLAEGASVEALRAALGARYDPEPFVRVVPQGAVPASRHVRGSNFCLLGVFPDRIPGRAILVSTLDNLVKGSSGQAIQNMNVMFGLEETLGLEQQPLFP
- the rpsI gene encoding 30S ribosomal protein S9, with translation MAEESQTITDLSELGAAAGVEAPAPVTEPKLDAQGRAYATGKRKNAVARVWIKPGSGRVQINGRDAETYFARPVLRMIINQPFDAVNRKDQFDVMSTVTGGGLSGQAGAVRHGISKALTHFEPELRPVLKQGGFLTRDSRVVERKKYGKRKARRSFQFSKR
- the rplM gene encoding 50S ribosomal protein L13, which codes for MKTYTAKPSDIEKKWILIDAEDVVLGRLASQVANILRGKHKTSFTPHMDCGDNVIVVNAGKVKLTGKKAADKVYYWHTGYPGGIKQRTAGQILGGRFPERVVIKAVERMVPRGPLGRRQMKNLRVYAGPEHNHEAQQPVTLDLGAKNPKNKRSA